From one Phocaeicola salanitronis DSM 18170 genomic stretch:
- a CDS encoding Fic family protein: MMSENNTLLAKLDAMKSRLGSLRPLPKEALDKIREALDIEYTYESNRIEGNTLTLQETALVVEEGLTISGKSMREHLEAINHQEAIAFIKELAQSEEPLTERVILQIHALILRGIDRENAGRYRTVPILISGSRHVPPQPYLIEKQMEDFLIRFREMETQGVHPVNIAAYLHDELVRIHPFIDGNGRTSRLLMNLYLLRHGYVFIVLKGDAESKLTYYQALEASHVDKNPIPFRQLVEEKEIEALQTYIKLIEG, encoded by the coding sequence ATGATGTCAGAGAACAATACATTATTAGCGAAGCTGGATGCGATGAAATCGCGTCTGGGTTCGTTACGCCCCCTTCCCAAAGAAGCATTGGACAAAATAAGGGAAGCTCTCGACATAGAATATACATACGAAAGCAACCGGATAGAAGGCAATACATTGACCTTGCAGGAAACCGCTTTGGTGGTAGAAGAAGGACTCACGATAAGCGGAAAAAGCATGCGCGAACACTTGGAGGCTATCAATCATCAGGAAGCCATTGCGTTCATCAAAGAGCTGGCGCAAAGTGAAGAGCCTCTGACCGAACGCGTCATCCTCCAGATTCATGCACTTATCCTGCGAGGCATCGACCGGGAAAATGCCGGGCGTTACCGTACGGTGCCTATACTGATTTCGGGAAGCAGGCACGTTCCTCCCCAACCTTATCTGATAGAAAAGCAAATGGAAGACTTCCTGATCCGTTTCCGCGAAATGGAAACCCAAGGCGTTCATCCGGTAAACATTGCCGCCTACCTGCACGATGAGCTGGTGCGCATTCATCCGTTTATAGACGGAAACGGACGGACTTCGCGCCTGCTGATGAACCTTTACCTGTTGCGTCATGGATATGTATTCATCGTACTAAAAGGAGATGCCGAAAGCAAACTAACCTATTACCAAGCACTGGAAGCATCGCACGTGGACAAAAATCCGATACCTTTCCGCCAACTGGTAGAAGAAAAAGAGATAGAAGCGTTACAAACATACATCAAATTGATTGAAGGTTAA